A single genomic interval of Rhizobium leguminosarum bv. trifolii WSM1325 harbors:
- a CDS encoding phosphate ABC transporter, ATPase subunit (KEGG: rec:RHECIAT_CH0000587 phosphate ABC transporter, ATP-binding protein~TIGRFAM: phosphate ABC transporter, ATPase subunit~PFAM: ABC transporter related~SMART: AAA ATPase) yields MNMLTEAAVEKALDHKMSNVPYKMIGKDVSVYYGEKRALFDVNLNIRENTVTALIGPSGCGKSTFLRSLNRMNDTIDGCRVTGKITLDTDDIYDPDIDVVELRARVGMVFQKPNPFPKTIYENVSYGPRIHGLAKSKADLDQIVETSLQRAGLWNEVKDRVHESGTGLSGGQQQRLCIARAVAVSPEVILMDEPCSALDPIATAKVEELIHELRENYTIVIVTHSMQQAARVSQRTAMFHLGNLVEENDTDKMFTNPDDPRTQDYIMGRFG; encoded by the coding sequence ATGAACATGTTGACGGAAGCTGCAGTTGAAAAGGCGCTGGATCACAAGATGAGCAACGTCCCGTATAAGATGATCGGAAAGGATGTCTCGGTTTACTACGGCGAAAAGCGCGCGCTATTCGATGTGAACCTGAACATCCGCGAAAACACCGTAACCGCCCTGATCGGCCCGTCCGGCTGCGGCAAGTCGACCTTCCTGCGTAGCCTCAACCGCATGAACGACACGATCGACGGCTGCCGCGTCACCGGCAAGATCACGCTGGATACCGACGATATCTATGATCCCGATATCGACGTCGTCGAACTTCGTGCCCGCGTCGGCATGGTCTTCCAGAAGCCGAACCCGTTCCCGAAGACGATCTATGAAAACGTCTCCTATGGCCCGCGCATCCATGGCCTTGCCAAGTCGAAGGCCGATCTCGACCAGATCGTCGAGACCAGCCTGCAGCGCGCCGGTCTCTGGAACGAGGTCAAGGACCGCGTGCACGAATCCGGCACCGGCCTGTCGGGCGGTCAGCAGCAGCGCCTCTGCATTGCCCGTGCCGTCGCCGTCAGCCCGGAAGTCATCCTGATGGACGAGCCCTGCTCGGCGCTCGACCCGATCGCCACCGCCAAGGTCGAGGAGCTGATCCACGAGCTGCGCGAGAACTACACGATCGTCATCGTCACCCATTCCATGCAGCAGGCCGCGCGTGTTTCGCAGCGCACCGCCATGTTCCACCTCGGCAATCTCGTCGAGGAGAACGACACCGACAAGATGTTCACCAATCCCGACGATCCGCGCACCCAGGACTATATCATGGGTCGCTTCGGCTGA
- a CDS encoding phosphate uptake regulator, PhoU (TIGRFAM: phosphate transport system regulatory protein PhoU~PFAM: PhoU family protein~KEGG: rec:RHECIAT_CH0000588 phosphate uptake transcriptional regulator protein) gives MASTHIYSAYDDDLKFLSRRISEMGGLAEQMVAEAVRALVNGDTALAQKVISDDVILDHAEREIGDKAIVTIARRQPMAADLREIMGSIRIAADLERVGDLGKNTAKRVIAVQSTGVPRKLARGLEHLSELALVQLKEVLDVYTNRSADKANAIRERDNEIDAMYTSLFRELLTYMMEDPRNITSCTHLLFCAKNIERIGDHATNIAETIYYMTTGAQPEGDRPKDDSANTVGAVTE, from the coding sequence ATGGCATCGACACATATTTATTCTGCCTATGATGATGATCTGAAGTTCCTGTCCAGGCGGATTTCCGAAATGGGCGGCCTGGCCGAGCAGATGGTCGCCGAAGCCGTACGGGCGCTCGTCAACGGCGATACCGCGCTGGCGCAGAAGGTCATCTCCGACGATGTGATCCTCGATCACGCCGAACGCGAAATCGGCGACAAGGCGATCGTCACCATCGCCCGCCGCCAGCCGATGGCCGCGGACCTGCGCGAAATCATGGGTTCGATCCGCATCGCCGCCGATCTCGAACGCGTCGGCGACCTCGGCAAGAACACTGCCAAGCGCGTCATCGCCGTCCAAAGCACCGGCGTTCCCCGCAAGCTCGCCCGCGGCCTCGAGCATCTGTCCGAGCTGGCGCTCGTCCAGCTCAAGGAAGTGCTCGACGTCTACACCAATCGTTCCGCCGACAAGGCGAATGCGATCCGCGAACGCGACAACGAGATCGACGCGATGTACACCTCGCTGTTCCGCGAGCTCCTGACCTACATGATGGAAGATCCGCGCAACATCACCAGCTGCACGCATCTTCTCTTCTGCGCCAAGAACATCGAGCGCATCGGCGACCACGCCACCAACATCGCCGAGACGATCTATTACATGACGACAGGCGCGCAGCCGGAAGGCGATCGGCCGAAGGACGACAGCGCCAACACCGTCGGCGCGGTCACCGAATAA
- a CDS encoding two component transcriptional regulator PhoB, winged helix family (KEGG: rec:RHECIAT_CH0000589 phosphate regulon, two-component response regulator protein~TIGRFAM: phosphate regulon transcriptional regulatory protein PhoB~PFAM: response regulator receiver; transcriptional regulator domain protein~SMART: response regulator receiver), with amino-acid sequence MIPRVAVVEDEEALSVLLRYNLEAEGFEVDTILRGDEAEMRLQERTPDLLILDWMLPGVSGIELCRRLRMRPETERLPIIMLTARGEESERVRGLSTGADDYVVKPFSTPELVARVKAMLRRARPEVLSTVLKCGDIELDRETHRVHRKTREVRLGPTEFRLLEFLMSSPGRVFSRSQLLDGVWGHDIYVDERTVDVHVGRLRKALNFSNMQDVIRTVRGAGYSMEA; translated from the coding sequence ATGATCCCGAGAGTTGCAGTTGTTGAAGACGAGGAAGCCCTCAGCGTGCTTCTTCGCTACAATCTCGAAGCGGAAGGCTTCGAGGTCGATACCATCCTTCGTGGCGACGAAGCCGAAATGCGGCTTCAGGAGCGCACGCCCGATCTTCTCATCCTTGATTGGATGCTGCCCGGCGTCTCCGGCATCGAGCTCTGCCGGCGCCTGCGCATGCGGCCGGAGACCGAGCGTCTGCCGATCATCATGCTGACGGCGCGCGGCGAAGAGAGCGAGCGTGTCCGCGGATTGTCGACGGGCGCCGACGATTATGTCGTCAAGCCCTTTTCGACCCCCGAACTCGTTGCCCGCGTCAAGGCGATGCTGCGTCGCGCCCGTCCCGAGGTGCTGTCGACGGTGCTGAAATGCGGTGACATCGAGCTCGACCGTGAGACCCATCGCGTCCATCGCAAGACCCGCGAAGTCCGCCTCGGCCCCACCGAATTCCGCCTGCTGGAATTCCTGATGTCGTCGCCGGGCCGGGTCTTCTCCCGCTCACAGCTGTTGGATGGTGTCTGGGGCCACGATATCTATGTCGACGAGCGCACCGTCGACGTCCATGTCGGCCGCCTGCGCAAGGCGCTGAATTTCTCCAACATGCAGGACGTCATCCGCACCGTCCGCGGCGCCGGTTATTCGATGGAAGCCTGA
- a CDS encoding GcrA cell cycle regulator (PFAM: GcrA cell cycle regulator~KEGG: rec:RHECIAT_CH0000590 hypothetical protein): MNWTDERVEKLKKLWAEGLSASQIAAQLGGVSRNAVIGKVHRLCLPGRAKAGGTNTAARTPKRNTSAPRAPNFASRITTRTVTRQQGATMLKEEIEIETIEEMEYVPRGNVVVPISRRLGLTELTERTCKWPVGDPLKDDFHFCGCESPDNSPYCGYHQKLAYQPVNERRRAAARAS, encoded by the coding sequence ATGAACTGGACAGACGAGCGGGTCGAGAAACTCAAGAAGCTTTGGGCCGAAGGACTGAGCGCGAGCCAGATCGCGGCACAACTTGGCGGTGTCAGCCGAAACGCGGTCATCGGTAAAGTGCACCGGCTGTGCCTTCCCGGCCGTGCCAAGGCCGGCGGCACCAACACCGCGGCGCGAACGCCGAAGCGCAATACATCGGCGCCGCGCGCGCCGAACTTCGCCTCTCGCATCACCACCCGCACCGTCACCCGCCAGCAGGGCGCGACGATGCTGAAGGAAGAGATCGAGATCGAAACGATCGAGGAAATGGAATACGTGCCGAGAGGCAATGTGGTGGTGCCGATTTCCCGCCGCCTCGGCCTGACGGAACTGACCGAACGCACCTGCAAGTGGCCGGTCGGCGATCCGCTGAAGGATGACTTCCATTTCTGCGGCTGCGAGTCCCCCGACAATTCGCCCTATTGCGGTTATCACCAGAAGCTTGCCTACCAGCCGGTGAATGAACGCCGCCGGGCAGCGGCGCGGGCCAGCTGA
- a CDS encoding acetylornithine and succinylornithine aminotransferase (KEGG: rec:RHECIAT_CH0000591 acetylornithine transaminase protein (diaminobutyrate--pyruvate aminotransferase)~TIGRFAM: acetylornithine and succinylornithine aminotransferase~PFAM: aminotransferase class-III), whose product MAEAAPLYDTYSRAPLRFERGEGVWLITETGERYLDFGAGVAVTSVGHSNPHVVGALKEQADKVWHLSNIYEIPGQERLAKRLTDATFADKVFFTNSGAEALECAIKTARRYQFSKGHPERFHIITFEGAFHGRTLATIAAGGQEKYLEGFGPKAPGFDQVAFGDIEAVRAAITDATAGILIEPVQGEGGVRPATPEFMKALRQLCDENGLLLILDEVQTGVGRTGKLFAHEWSGVTPDIMAVAKGIGGGFPLGACLATSEAASGMKAGTHGSTYGGNPLAMAVGSAVLDIILADGFLQQVRDVALVFRQGLASLKDRYPDVIEDVRGEGLLLGIKAAVPSAELLQAIRAAHLLGVPAGDNVIRLLPPLVVTAEEAREGLSRVERAAESIRASKVKKTA is encoded by the coding sequence ATGGCTGAAGCCGCGCCGCTTTATGACACCTATTCTCGTGCCCCGCTGCGGTTCGAGCGAGGCGAGGGCGTATGGCTGATCACCGAAACTGGCGAGCGATATCTCGATTTCGGCGCCGGCGTCGCCGTCACCTCCGTCGGCCACAGCAATCCGCATGTGGTCGGCGCACTGAAGGAGCAGGCAGACAAGGTCTGGCACCTGTCGAACATCTATGAGATCCCCGGCCAGGAGCGTCTGGCAAAACGGCTGACGGACGCTACCTTCGCCGACAAGGTGTTCTTCACCAATTCGGGCGCCGAGGCGCTCGAATGCGCGATCAAGACGGCGCGCCGCTACCAGTTTTCCAAGGGCCATCCCGAGCGCTTCCATATCATCACCTTCGAAGGCGCCTTCCACGGACGGACGCTGGCGACGATCGCCGCCGGTGGCCAGGAAAAATATCTCGAAGGTTTCGGCCCCAAGGCGCCGGGTTTCGATCAGGTGGCTTTCGGCGACATCGAAGCGGTCCGCGCCGCGATCACCGATGCCACGGCTGGCATCCTCATCGAGCCGGTGCAGGGCGAGGGCGGCGTCCGTCCTGCCACGCCTGAGTTCATGAAGGCGCTTCGCCAGCTCTGCGACGAGAACGGCCTGCTGTTGATCCTCGACGAAGTCCAGACCGGCGTCGGCCGCACCGGCAAGCTCTTCGCCCATGAATGGTCGGGCGTCACCCCCGACATCATGGCTGTCGCCAAGGGCATCGGCGGCGGTTTCCCGCTCGGCGCCTGCCTTGCCACATCAGAGGCCGCCTCCGGCATGAAGGCCGGTACGCATGGCTCGACCTATGGCGGCAATCCGCTTGCCATGGCCGTCGGCAGCGCCGTGCTCGACATCATCCTTGCCGATGGCTTCCTCCAGCAGGTGCGCGACGTAGCACTTGTCTTCCGCCAGGGCCTCGCCTCGCTGAAGGATCGTTATCCCGATGTGATCGAGGACGTGCGCGGCGAAGGGCTTTTGCTCGGCATCAAGGCTGCCGTTCCCTCAGCCGAACTGCTGCAGGCGATCCGCGCCGCCCATCTGCTCGGCGTGCCTGCCGGCGACAATGTCATCCGCCTTCTTCCGCCGCTCGTGGTCACCGCCGAGGAAGCCCGCGAGGGCCTTTCCCGCGTCGAGCGCGCCGCCGAGAGCATTCGCGCCTCCAAGGTCAAGAAGACGGCTTGA
- a CDS encoding ornithine carbamoyltransferase (KEGG: ret:RHE_CH00517 ornithine carbamoyltransferase~TIGRFAM: ornithine carbamoyltransferase~PFAM: aspartate/ornithine carbamoyltransferase carbamoyl-P binding domain; aspartate/ornithine carbamoyltransferase Asp/Orn-binding region), protein MSPKHFLDLSAVTSADLRTIMNDALARKQAFKAGQGDKPLAGKMLAMIFEKPSTRTRVSFDVGMRQLGGETLFLSGTEMQLGRAETIGDTAKVLSRYVDAIMIRTTEHSRLVELAQHATVPVINALTDDTHPCQIMADIMTFEEHRGPIKGKTIAWTGDGNNVLHSLVEGAARFGYRMNMAVPLGSEPKDHYLNWARNEGAEIMLCHDADRAVAGVDCVVTDTWVSMNQEHRARGHNVFQPYQVNAALMAKAGNDALFMHCLPAHRGEEVTDEVIDGPQSVVFDEAENRLHAQKSILAWCLGAI, encoded by the coding sequence ATGAGCCCTAAACACTTCCTCGATCTTTCGGCGGTCACATCAGCCGATCTCAGAACGATCATGAACGATGCGCTCGCCCGCAAGCAGGCCTTCAAGGCGGGCCAGGGCGACAAGCCGCTCGCCGGCAAGATGCTGGCGATGATCTTCGAGAAGCCGTCGACGCGCACCCGCGTCTCCTTCGACGTCGGCATGCGCCAGCTCGGCGGCGAAACGCTGTTCCTGTCCGGCACCGAGATGCAGCTCGGCCGCGCCGAGACGATCGGCGACACCGCCAAGGTGCTGTCGCGTTATGTCGATGCGATCATGATCCGCACCACCGAGCATTCGCGGCTGGTCGAGCTGGCCCAGCATGCGACCGTGCCTGTCATCAATGCGCTGACGGATGACACCCATCCCTGCCAGATTATGGCCGATATCATGACCTTCGAAGAGCACCGCGGCCCGATCAAGGGCAAGACCATCGCCTGGACCGGCGACGGCAACAATGTGCTGCATTCGCTGGTCGAGGGTGCCGCCCGCTTCGGCTACCGCATGAACATGGCCGTGCCCCTTGGCTCGGAGCCCAAGGATCACTATCTGAACTGGGCCCGCAATGAGGGCGCCGAAATCATGCTTTGCCATGATGCCGACCGTGCGGTCGCCGGCGTCGATTGCGTGGTGACCGATACCTGGGTCTCCATGAATCAGGAACATCGGGCCCGGGGTCACAATGTCTTCCAGCCTTATCAGGTCAACGCGGCCTTGATGGCGAAAGCCGGCAATGATGCATTGTTCATGCATTGCCTGCCCGCTCATCGCGGTGAGGAAGTGACGGACGAAGTGATCGACGGTCCGCAATCCGTGGTCTTCGATGAGGCGGAAAACCGTCTTCATGCGCAGAAGTCGATTCTTGCTTGGTGCCTGGGCGCGATCTGA